One Streptomyces sp. B21-083 DNA window includes the following coding sequences:
- a CDS encoding lanthionine synthetase C family protein, with translation MTTSASPVPVPVREQDTALRQSLAHGPLGITLLHVEHAREGRGSWQAVHRRLAAVGPLIYGDKAGLFLGAPAMAYVLHLTAADSNQYTGALNTLDHIVATHTRSRLEAAHTRIDQGQPTSFAEYDLLRGLTGLGALLLRRTPDGPELKSVLEYLVRLTEPLPGPDGCPRPGWWVGHNPVNVGTSTLDGHANAGLAHGITGPLALLALAHLRGITLPGHQEAMLRICRWLDQIRVDDHRGTRWPRWTTDTTESSMHPTAPSWCYGTPGLTRAQQLAALALGDTDRKRMAERALLDCLADPLQLDQLTARGLCHGIGGLIRVVQRVAQDADEPATFTNFLAHLTERFLAAETPTEAGFLEGAAGAALAFQGIEADKAPASDWDVCLLLV, from the coding sequence GTGACTACCAGCGCCAGCCCCGTCCCCGTCCCCGTCCGCGAGCAGGACACTGCCTTGCGGCAGTCCCTCGCCCACGGCCCCCTCGGCATCACCCTGCTCCACGTCGAACACGCCCGCGAGGGCCGTGGATCGTGGCAGGCCGTCCACCGTCGACTCGCCGCCGTCGGCCCACTGATCTACGGCGACAAAGCGGGCCTGTTCCTCGGCGCACCCGCGATGGCGTACGTCCTGCACCTGACCGCCGCCGACAGCAACCAATACACCGGCGCCCTCAACACCCTCGACCACATCGTGGCAACGCACACCCGAAGCCGCCTGGAGGCCGCCCACACCCGTATCGATCAGGGCCAACCCACCAGCTTCGCCGAGTACGACCTATTGCGCGGCCTCACCGGCCTCGGAGCCCTCCTCCTGCGCCGCACCCCCGACGGCCCCGAACTTAAGAGCGTCCTGGAATACCTGGTCCGCCTGACCGAGCCGCTCCCCGGCCCCGACGGATGCCCACGGCCCGGCTGGTGGGTGGGTCACAACCCCGTCAACGTCGGCACATCCACCCTCGACGGCCACGCCAACGCTGGGCTGGCCCACGGCATCACCGGACCCCTGGCCCTCCTCGCGCTGGCCCACCTGCGCGGCATCACTCTGCCCGGCCACCAGGAGGCGATGCTGCGCATCTGCCGCTGGCTGGACCAGATACGCGTCGACGACCACCGGGGCACCCGATGGCCGCGCTGGACCACCGACACCACCGAGAGCTCCATGCACCCGACCGCACCATCATGGTGCTACGGCACCCCCGGCCTCACCCGCGCCCAGCAACTCGCTGCCCTCGCCCTTGGCGACACCGACCGCAAACGCATGGCCGAACGAGCCCTCCTGGACTGCCTGGCCGACCCTCTCCAACTCGATCAACTCACCGCTCGGGGCTTGTGCCACGGCATCGGCGGCCTCATACGGGTAGTTCAGCGCGTCGCCCAGGATGCCGACGAGCCTGCCACTTTCACCAACTTCCTGGCGCATCTCACCGAACGCTTCCTCGCCGCCGAGACACCGACGGAAGCCGGGTTCCTCGAAGGCGCGGCCGGAGCAGCACTCGCCTTCCAGGGCATCGAAGCCGACAAGGCACCGGCCAGCGACTGGGATGTCTGCCTGCTCCTCGTCTGA
- a CDS encoding lantibiotic dehydratase: MYKAVDAILIRAAARPLVAQVPPWPDLDVTSSGEVEHWREWIGKVWTDDVTAAAIEVASPLLVEAVHGVLDDRSQRPRTIRRTVISLVRYLLRMQHRATPFGLFAGPAPVHLGNHAKVRWGTEHRAFARADADWLTEIVTALEQNPDLLRRLPVIADPTCIVRGTRIAVPHQLGKDGPAEVTLRRTPAAEAVLELARSPITVDDIVAKLHGGYPDTPTSVIEDMVRGLVAHQILITSLRAPMTCDDALGHLVAELPVVSTEPQAAATAGHLRQIHQLLIRHNHAPTAEQRALRTEATLRMTALTGVTERTLVVNLLPGCDVVLPAEVTREAEHALQVMARLSPFPAGPPAWQDYRARFLERYSMGALVPVRDLTDPDIGLGFPAGYRGSVLKRPVQGTTRRDEHLLALAQDAAANQVREVVLTEEDLAALAVDEATQVPAHVELCFSVLATSLDALRQGQFTLSVAGLSQAAGTTTGRFLAMLESTDRHRMTAAYAALPTLTAGAERAQVSSPPLRRRIQNVSRALAVTPHLLSLGEHNPAATLDLDDLAVTADSKRLYLASLSTGKLIEPSVMNAVELTNATHPLVRFVTEVHRSHTAVLTPFAWGAAARLPFLPEVRTGRTILSPACWRLRLSDLGDNDHPGRLRSLTNWRCRYGVTRTVFLGSDDRRLRLDLDHPTHQHLLHMELESTGTAILHEAPEDAAYGWLGHAHEITMPFASSLPPAVRPPRTTAVVRRDSGRLPGTSPWAYLKIYCHPERVPEILTMHLPGLFQDWAGSEPLWWYTRYSDPDTHLRLRLRLPAPDAFGTAAHHVGAWAAELRNTGLLRSIQWDTDEPETGRYGTGDTLAAAESAFAADSAAAIAQWTLGLLPRLQPAVTAASFADIAATFTGSPAAGRRWLTEHLLKGQGETPSRELQALAIQLTAPDSDFAAMRALPGGEHVVTAWASRRAALEMYRTALANHGIEPTDVLPSLLHMHHNRTAGIDPDNETVCRRLARAAALSWSARAEGAPR; the protein is encoded by the coding sequence ATGTACAAGGCCGTTGACGCGATTCTGATCAGAGCAGCCGCCCGGCCGCTGGTAGCCCAGGTGCCTCCCTGGCCTGACCTGGACGTCACTTCCTCCGGCGAGGTGGAGCACTGGCGGGAGTGGATCGGCAAGGTCTGGACGGACGATGTCACGGCGGCTGCCATCGAGGTCGCCAGCCCTCTTCTGGTGGAGGCCGTGCACGGCGTGCTCGACGACCGTAGCCAGCGGCCCCGAACCATCCGGCGCACGGTCATCTCGCTGGTGCGGTACCTGCTTCGGATGCAGCACCGTGCCACTCCCTTCGGCCTGTTCGCCGGCCCCGCGCCCGTACACCTCGGGAACCATGCCAAGGTCCGATGGGGCACCGAGCACCGGGCTTTCGCCCGAGCGGACGCCGATTGGCTTACCGAGATCGTCACCGCCCTGGAGCAGAACCCCGATCTGCTGCGGCGTCTGCCCGTGATCGCCGATCCCACCTGCATCGTCCGGGGCACCCGGATCGCCGTACCGCATCAGCTGGGCAAGGACGGCCCAGCCGAGGTCACCCTGCGCCGCACCCCCGCTGCCGAGGCAGTCCTTGAACTGGCCCGTTCGCCGATCACGGTCGACGACATCGTCGCCAAACTGCACGGCGGCTATCCCGACACGCCCACGTCGGTGATCGAGGACATGGTTCGTGGCCTCGTCGCACACCAGATCCTCATCACCAGCCTGCGGGCGCCCATGACCTGTGACGACGCCCTTGGGCACCTGGTGGCCGAACTGCCAGTCGTCAGCACCGAACCTCAAGCAGCAGCAACGGCTGGGCACCTCCGGCAGATCCATCAGCTTCTGATCCGGCACAACCATGCGCCGACCGCCGAACAGCGGGCTCTACGCACCGAGGCCACCCTGCGCATGACAGCCCTGACCGGTGTCACCGAGCGGACCCTGGTGGTGAATCTGCTGCCCGGCTGCGATGTCGTTCTGCCCGCCGAGGTCACCCGAGAAGCAGAACACGCCCTTCAAGTCATGGCCCGCCTCTCGCCGTTCCCGGCTGGACCCCCGGCCTGGCAGGACTACCGCGCACGTTTCCTGGAGCGCTACAGCATGGGCGCCCTCGTCCCGGTCCGCGACCTCACTGATCCCGACATCGGCCTCGGTTTTCCGGCGGGTTACCGCGGCTCCGTCCTCAAGCGACCCGTCCAGGGCACAACCCGCCGGGACGAACACCTCCTGGCCCTCGCCCAAGACGCGGCGGCGAACCAGGTACGCGAGGTGGTCCTGACGGAGGAGGATCTTGCCGCGCTCGCCGTCGACGAGGCCACTCAGGTCCCCGCCCATGTCGAGCTGTGCTTCTCCGTGCTTGCCACCTCCCTGGATGCCTTGCGGCAGGGGCAGTTCACGCTGAGTGTCGCGGGCCTGTCTCAGGCGGCGGGCACGACTACAGGCCGGTTCCTGGCCATGCTGGAGTCAACCGACCGCCACCGCATGACGGCCGCGTACGCGGCTCTGCCCACGCTCACCGCCGGCGCGGAGCGAGCGCAGGTCTCCAGCCCGCCGCTGCGCCGCCGTATCCAGAACGTCAGCCGCGCCCTCGCCGTCACGCCGCACCTGCTGTCGCTGGGCGAACACAACCCCGCAGCCACGCTTGACCTGGACGATCTCGCGGTGACCGCGGACTCGAAGCGCCTCTACCTGGCTTCACTGTCCACCGGCAAACTCATCGAGCCGTCGGTGATGAACGCGGTCGAACTCACCAACGCCACCCATCCGTTGGTCCGCTTCGTCACCGAGGTGCACCGCTCTCACACAGCCGTGCTGACCCCCTTCGCCTGGGGAGCCGCCGCCCGACTGCCCTTCCTGCCCGAAGTCCGCACCGGCCGCACCATCCTCTCGCCCGCCTGCTGGCGCCTGCGACTGAGCGACCTCGGCGACAACGACCATCCCGGCCGGCTACGCAGCCTCACCAACTGGCGCTGCCGCTACGGCGTAACCCGCACCGTCTTCCTCGGCTCCGACGACCGGCGCCTCCGCCTCGACCTCGACCACCCCACCCACCAACACCTCTTGCACATGGAGTTGGAGAGCACGGGCACCGCGATACTGCACGAAGCACCCGAGGACGCGGCATACGGCTGGCTCGGCCACGCCCACGAAATCACCATGCCGTTCGCCTCCAGCCTCCCACCCGCAGTCCGCCCACCCCGTACGACTGCGGTCGTACGGCGCGACAGCGGACGCCTGCCGGGCACCTCTCCATGGGCGTACCTGAAGATCTACTGCCACCCCGAACGCGTCCCGGAGATCCTGACCATGCACCTGCCCGGTCTGTTCCAGGACTGGGCAGGCAGCGAGCCGTTGTGGTGGTACACGCGCTACAGCGATCCGGACACCCACCTGCGTCTACGCCTCCGACTGCCAGCCCCCGATGCCTTCGGCACCGCCGCGCACCACGTCGGAGCCTGGGCGGCAGAACTCCGCAACACCGGACTGCTACGCAGCATTCAGTGGGACACCGACGAACCTGAGACCGGCCGCTACGGCACCGGCGACACTCTGGCCGCCGCCGAGAGCGCCTTCGCCGCCGACTCTGCCGCCGCGATCGCCCAATGGACGCTCGGCCTACTTCCCCGGCTGCAGCCGGCTGTCACCGCCGCCAGCTTCGCGGACATCGCCGCCACGTTCACCGGCAGCCCGGCGGCTGGGCGCCGCTGGCTGACCGAGCACCTGCTCAAGGGGCAAGGCGAGACGCCTTCGCGTGAACTCCAGGCACTGGCCATACAACTGACCGCCCCTGACAGCGACTTCGCCGCGATGCGAGCCCTTCCAGGCGGCGAACACGTCGTCACCGCCTGGGCTAGTCGCCGCGCCGCACTGGAGATGTACCGCACCGCCCTCGCCAACCACGGAATCGAACCCACCGACGTACTGCCGTCTCTGCTCCACATGCACCACAACCGGACAGCCGGCATCGATCCCGACAACGAGACCGTCTGCCGCCGCCTGGCCCGCGCCGCCGCCCTGTCCTGGAGCGCCCGCGCCGAAGGAGCACCACGGTGA
- a CDS encoding FxLD family lanthipeptide, producing MAQQGSTTLKAATDYTAAADTDFDLNIETIASAPVVPGLLNDTGDGCGATCQSACSNSTCIGG from the coding sequence ATGGCACAGCAGGGCAGCACCACGCTCAAGGCCGCCACGGACTACACGGCCGCCGCCGACACGGACTTCGACCTCAACATCGAGACCATCGCGTCCGCCCCGGTCGTGCCGGGTCTTCTGAATGACACCGGCGACGGCTGCGGGGCGACCTGTCAGTCCGCCTGCTCCAACAGCACCTGCATCGGAGGCTGA
- the fxlM gene encoding methyltransferase, FxLD system — protein MTTPDDGAPASDQQLRDAMVRELIALDAARSPHVVAAFRKVPRHLATPDDDMAAVYQAENAAITKKDADGVAISSVSAARIQAMQIEQADIRPGMRVLEIGSGGVNAAYLAEIVGPEGLVVTVDIDPDVTARAEKFLADTGYDQQVRVITADGEYGMAEHAPYDRVIVTVQAADIPPAWTEQLVDGGRIVVPLRMRGMTRTVALVRHSDRLVSDSVELCGFVPMQGAGENRVRLVLLHDTEGEEVGLRLDGHPEPHAEGLRAALRSPRVEAWSGVTLAGDESSEHLDLWLTTALDNLPLLAATPAARERGLVASASPLGVPMLVDADSFAYRTVRRTDNPDRFELGAIGHGPQGQEVAERLVEEIRVWDGEHRRDRAQVEIYPVSTPDSQLPEGRVIDRPHTRVLITWP, from the coding sequence ATGACCACCCCTGACGACGGAGCCCCCGCGTCCGATCAGCAGCTGCGGGACGCGATGGTCCGGGAACTGATCGCGCTCGATGCAGCCCGAAGCCCGCACGTAGTGGCCGCGTTCCGCAAGGTCCCCCGTCATCTGGCCACCCCCGACGATGACATGGCGGCGGTGTACCAGGCGGAGAATGCCGCGATCACGAAGAAGGACGCCGACGGCGTGGCCATCAGTTCGGTGTCCGCCGCCCGCATCCAGGCCATGCAGATCGAACAGGCCGACATCCGGCCCGGCATGCGGGTCCTGGAGATCGGCTCCGGCGGCGTCAACGCCGCCTACCTCGCCGAGATCGTCGGACCCGAGGGCCTTGTCGTCACCGTGGACATCGACCCCGACGTCACCGCACGCGCCGAGAAGTTCCTGGCCGATACCGGCTACGACCAACAGGTGCGCGTCATCACCGCAGACGGCGAGTACGGCATGGCCGAGCATGCCCCGTACGACCGCGTCATCGTCACCGTCCAGGCCGCCGACATCCCGCCGGCCTGGACCGAACAACTCGTCGACGGCGGCCGGATCGTCGTACCCCTGCGGATGCGCGGCATGACCCGTACCGTCGCGCTCGTTCGCCACAGCGACCGGCTGGTGAGCGACAGCGTCGAACTGTGCGGTTTCGTGCCCATGCAGGGCGCCGGCGAGAACCGGGTCCGTCTGGTCCTCCTGCACGACACCGAGGGCGAAGAAGTCGGGCTGCGGCTGGACGGCCACCCCGAGCCCCATGCCGAGGGACTGCGAGCCGCCCTGCGCAGCCCTCGTGTCGAAGCCTGGTCCGGAGTGACGCTCGCCGGTGACGAGTCCAGCGAGCACCTGGACCTGTGGCTGACAACCGCGCTGGACAACCTGCCGCTCCTGGCCGCGACCCCGGCGGCCCGCGAACGCGGCCTGGTCGCCTCCGCCTCGCCGCTCGGCGTGCCCATGCTCGTCGACGCGGACAGCTTCGCCTACCGCACCGTGCGTCGTACCGACAACCCGGACCGATTCGAGCTCGGCGCCATCGGCCACGGCCCGCAGGGCCAGGAGGTCGCCGAGCGCCTGGTGGAGGAGATCCGGGTCTGGGACGGCGAGCACCGCCGCGACCGGGCACAGGTCGAGATCTACCCGGTGTCCACGCCGGACAGCCAGCTTCCCGAGGGCCGGGTCATCGACCGGCCCCATACGCGGGTCCTGATCACCTGGCCGTAG